A stretch of the Sorangium aterium genome encodes the following:
- a CDS encoding Gfo/Idh/MocA family protein, translating to MSTSAQDPKSSESITPVRWGVLGASNFALKVSLPSMKRGPLTQIAALASRDIDKARAAAQPLGIPKAYGSYDELLDDPEIEAVYNPLPNHLHVKWSARAARAGKHVLCEKPIALSAKDAAALVDVQHETGKRIAEAFMIRYHPQWQQAREWVRSGRIGELVSVQAAFSYFNRDATNIRNREQVGGGALYDIGCYAVNTSRLLFGREPVRAMVLVERDPEFGTDRLTSGLLDYGGAHLTFTCSTQAVAYQRVNALGTKGRIEIEIPFNAPADQPCKIFLDDGSTLNCSSAKVTSFPVVDQYHLQSEAFSRAIRTGGPVENSIEVAVGNMRVIDALFRSAESRRWEKI from the coding sequence ATGTCCACATCTGCACAAGATCCGAAGTCGAGCGAATCCATCACCCCCGTGCGCTGGGGCGTCCTCGGGGCGAGCAACTTCGCGTTGAAGGTCAGCCTGCCCAGCATGAAGCGAGGGCCCCTGACCCAGATCGCCGCGCTGGCATCGCGCGACATCGACAAGGCGCGCGCCGCCGCGCAGCCTCTCGGGATCCCGAAGGCGTACGGCAGCTACGATGAGCTGCTCGACGATCCGGAGATCGAGGCCGTCTACAACCCGCTGCCCAACCACCTGCACGTGAAGTGGTCGGCGCGCGCCGCCCGCGCCGGCAAGCACGTCCTGTGCGAGAAGCCGATAGCGCTCAGCGCCAAGGACGCCGCGGCGCTGGTCGACGTGCAGCACGAGACGGGCAAGCGGATCGCCGAAGCGTTCATGATCCGCTACCACCCGCAGTGGCAGCAGGCCAGGGAGTGGGTGCGAAGCGGCCGGATCGGCGAGCTGGTCAGCGTCCAGGCGGCGTTCTCGTATTTCAACCGCGACGCCACCAACATCCGCAACAGGGAACAGGTCGGGGGCGGCGCGCTCTACGATATCGGCTGCTATGCGGTGAACACGTCGCGCTTGCTGTTCGGGCGCGAGCCCGTGCGGGCGATGGTGCTCGTCGAGCGCGATCCCGAGTTCGGCACCGATCGCTTGACCTCGGGCCTTCTCGACTACGGCGGCGCGCACCTGACCTTCACGTGCAGCACGCAGGCGGTGGCCTACCAGCGCGTGAACGCGCTCGGGACCAAGGGCCGAATCGAGATCGAGATCCCGTTCAACGCCCCCGCCGACCAGCCGTGCAAGATCTTCCTCGATGACGGCTCGACGCTGAACTGCAGCTCGGCCAAGGTCACCTCGTTCCCCGTCGTCGACCAGTACCACCTGCAGAGCGAGGCGTTCTCGCGCGCCATCCGCACGGGCGGCCCCGTCGAGAATTCGATCGAGGTCGCGGTCGGCAACATGCGGGTCATCGACGCGCTCTTCCGCTCCGCCGAGAGCAGGCGCTGGGAGAAGATCTAG
- a CDS encoding HD domain-containing protein, producing the protein MKNEIAGIRIPDSHLAAEATELARDMSAPFLFNHVMRTYIFGALLAKRRGLELDLELFYLGAALHDLGLAERFRGPERYEVEGANAASEFLKQHGVPEEAIGVVWDAIALHTVRGVPPYKRPEVALLHVGTIMDITGKDLKELSADEVDEVLHAYPRLDFKRAFPQAIADMLASKPETAFYNFTADIAERLVPGFHAPNFYDVILAAPFKE; encoded by the coding sequence GTGAAGAACGAGATCGCTGGCATCCGCATCCCTGACAGCCACCTGGCCGCGGAAGCGACCGAGCTCGCGCGGGACATGTCGGCGCCCTTCCTCTTCAACCACGTCATGCGCACGTACATCTTCGGCGCGCTCCTCGCGAAGCGGCGCGGGCTCGAGCTCGATCTCGAGCTGTTCTACCTCGGGGCGGCGCTCCATGACCTCGGCCTGGCCGAGAGGTTCCGGGGCCCGGAGCGGTACGAGGTCGAGGGCGCAAACGCGGCGAGCGAGTTCCTGAAGCAGCACGGCGTGCCCGAGGAGGCGATCGGCGTCGTGTGGGACGCGATTGCGCTGCACACCGTGAGGGGGGTCCCGCCCTACAAGCGGCCCGAGGTGGCGCTGCTCCACGTCGGAACCATCATGGACATCACCGGCAAGGACTTGAAGGAGCTCTCCGCGGACGAGGTGGATGAGGTGCTCCACGCGTACCCGCGTCTCGATTTCAAGCGCGCATTTCCGCAGGCGATCGCTGATATGCTCGCCAGCAAGCCCGAGACGGCCTTCTACAACTTCACGGCCGACATCGCCGAGCGCCTGGTCCCGGGCTTCCATGCCCCCAATTTCTACGACGTCATCCTGGCGGCGCCGTTCAAGGAGTGA